From Hymenobacter sedentarius, a single genomic window includes:
- a CDS encoding alpha amylase C-terminal domain-containing protein, protein MAKSKPTAPAAAQAPRRASLALVKNDPWLAPFEPVLQQRLARLRARLAEIEQHHGSLANYATAHQQLGLNHDARRGGYVYREWAPGATALYLVGDFNGWDRQANPLQKLEYGVWEVFLPDAEYQHRLTHGSRYKVHVVTAAGGKDRLPATLRRAVQDEQTKDYAAQVWRPETPFTWTDQKFKTAAAVPEPLIYEAHVGMATEEGRVGTYREFADNILPRIEADGYNTIQLMAVQEHPYYGSFGYHVANLFAASSRFGTPEDLKFLINEAHRRGIAVLLDIVHSHAVKNEAEGLANFDGSGNLYFHKGERGNHPGWDSKLFDYGRPEVQQFLLSNVRFWLEEYHFDGFRFDGVTSMLYHHHGEGVAFMGYDNYFGPAADEDAILYLQLATTLAHEYKKGSILIAEDMSGLPGLCRPIKEGGVGFDFRLAMGIPDYWIKLLKHTPDENWPLGDLWHTLTNRRAGEKTIAYAESHDQALVGDKTLSHWLIDAGIYTHMQAADLDPGAARGVALHKLIRLLTLAAGGEGYLTFIGNEFGHPEWVDFPREGNGWSYHFARRQWSLGDNPDLKYHQLGAFDKAMVHMARERHLLAAGPPHLLKHDEENKVLVFERAGLVFVVNFHVEKSLVDYRFWVTKEGKYHVILSSDNSRFGGFDRPDESYVYETFEHQLSLYVPSRVALVLEAVGA, encoded by the coding sequence ATGGCTAAGTCGAAACCTACCGCTCCCGCAGCCGCCCAAGCCCCGCGCCGGGCCTCGCTGGCACTCGTGAAAAATGACCCCTGGCTGGCGCCGTTCGAGCCCGTGCTGCAGCAGCGGCTGGCCCGGCTCCGGGCCCGGCTGGCCGAGATTGAGCAGCACCACGGCTCGCTGGCCAATTATGCCACGGCCCACCAGCAGCTGGGCCTGAACCACGACGCCCGCCGCGGCGGCTACGTGTACCGGGAGTGGGCGCCGGGGGCCACGGCGCTGTACCTGGTCGGGGATTTCAACGGCTGGGACCGCCAGGCCAACCCCCTGCAGAAGCTGGAATACGGCGTGTGGGAAGTGTTTTTGCCCGATGCTGAATACCAACATCGCCTCACCCACGGCAGCCGCTACAAGGTGCACGTGGTGACCGCCGCCGGGGGCAAAGACCGCCTGCCGGCCACCCTGCGCCGCGCCGTGCAGGACGAGCAAACCAAGGACTACGCTGCGCAGGTCTGGCGCCCGGAAACGCCGTTCACCTGGACCGACCAGAAGTTTAAAACCGCGGCCGCTGTTCCGGAGCCGCTGATTTACGAAGCCCACGTGGGCATGGCCACCGAGGAGGGCCGCGTGGGTACCTACCGCGAATTCGCCGACAACATCCTGCCCCGAATCGAGGCCGACGGCTACAATACCATTCAGCTGATGGCCGTGCAGGAGCACCCATATTACGGCTCGTTCGGTTACCACGTGGCCAATCTGTTTGCCGCCAGCTCCCGCTTCGGCACGCCCGAAGACCTGAAGTTTCTCATCAACGAAGCCCACCGCCGCGGCATTGCCGTGCTGCTCGACATCGTGCACTCGCACGCCGTGAAAAATGAGGCCGAGGGCCTGGCCAATTTCGACGGCTCCGGCAACCTGTACTTCCACAAAGGCGAGCGCGGCAACCACCCCGGCTGGGACAGCAAGCTGTTTGACTACGGCCGGCCCGAGGTGCAGCAGTTTCTGCTCAGTAACGTGCGCTTCTGGCTCGAAGAATACCACTTCGACGGCTTCCGCTTCGATGGCGTGACCAGCATGCTCTACCACCACCACGGCGAGGGCGTGGCCTTTATGGGCTACGACAACTACTTCGGGCCGGCTGCCGACGAGGACGCCATTCTCTACCTGCAGCTGGCCACCACGCTGGCCCACGAATACAAAAAAGGCAGCATCCTGATTGCCGAGGACATGAGCGGCCTGCCCGGTCTGTGCCGCCCCATCAAGGAAGGCGGCGTGGGCTTCGATTTCCGTCTGGCCATGGGCATTCCGGACTACTGGATTAAGCTGCTCAAGCACACGCCCGACGAAAACTGGCCCCTCGGCGACCTCTGGCACACGCTTACCAACCGCCGCGCCGGCGAGAAAACCATTGCCTACGCCGAAAGCCACGACCAGGCGCTGGTCGGTGACAAGACCTTGTCGCATTGGCTGATAGATGCCGGCATCTATACCCACATGCAGGCCGCCGACCTCGACCCCGGCGCGGCCCGCGGCGTGGCGCTGCACAAGCTCATCCGCCTGCTCACGCTGGCCGCAGGCGGCGAGGGCTACCTCACCTTCATCGGCAACGAGTTTGGCCACCCCGAGTGGGTCGATTTTCCCCGCGAGGGCAACGGCTGGAGCTACCACTTTGCCCGCCGCCAGTGGAGCCTGGGCGACAACCCCGACCTGAAATACCACCAGCTCGGTGCCTTCGATAAAGCCATGGTGCACATGGCCCGCGAGCGCCACCTGCTGGCTGCCGGCCCGCCTCACCTACTCAAGCACGACGAGGAAAACAAGGTGCTGGTGTTCGAGCGCGCCGGCCTGGTGTTCGTGGTCAATTTCCACGTCGAAAAAAGTCTGGTCGACTACCGTTTCTGGGTCACGAAAGAGGGCAAATACCACGTCATCCTATCGTCCGACAACAGCCGTTTCGGCGGCTTCGACCGGCCCGATGAGTCCTACGTGTACGAGACCTTCGAGCACCAGCTCAGCCTGTACGTGCCGAGCCGGGTTGCGCTGGTGCTGGAGGCGGTGGGGGCTTAG
- the ggt gene encoding gamma-glutamyltransferase, which yields MMKTRFFAVPLALLLACSAERPVTSTSRPFESSLASPLPQAAAPRLANYAMVVSAHPEASKIGTQILQRGGNAYDAAVAVQFALAVVLPVAGNIGGGGFLLYRDRNGSAGSLDFRETAPAGATRDMYLDKQGNVVEGLSTAGPLAVGTPGTVAGMAVLHKQLGKLSWPALVQPAVALAAKGFPLTVKEAAGLNRTRADFQKYNPGSTPAYLRPGGGEWKAGDTLRLPELARTLARVRDQGRAGFYRGETARLLLAEMKRGGGLVSQKDLDSYQPKWREPLRGRYRDYDVITMPPPSSGGIALLQMLQMLEPIDLAQTGYHTPMAVHDITEVERRVYADRATYLGDPDFGFVPVQKLLDVDYNRQRAATIRPDGRATPSSEVTAGKGLPGYESNETTHYSIIDAFGNAVSCTTTLNGAYGSKVVVPGAGFLLNNEMDDFSAKAGVPNAYGLVGGTANAIAPGKRMLSSMTPTILTRNGKVALVVGSPGGSTIITSVLQTILGVVDYGLNAQQAVAAPRLHHQWLPDVIDVEAGALLPAAQDTLRARGYHLNPRLPWGRLDIIRVLPQGKLEGGADPRGDDTALGY from the coding sequence ATGATGAAGACTCGTTTTTTTGCTGTTCCGCTGGCGCTGCTGCTGGCCTGCTCGGCCGAGCGGCCCGTAACGTCCACTTCGCGGCCCTTTGAAAGCTCTCTGGCCTCGCCCCTGCCGCAGGCCGCCGCGCCGCGGCTGGCCAACTACGCCATGGTGGTGTCGGCCCACCCGGAAGCTTCCAAAATCGGCACCCAGATACTGCAGCGCGGCGGCAATGCCTACGATGCGGCTGTGGCCGTGCAGTTTGCCCTGGCCGTGGTGCTGCCCGTGGCCGGCAACATCGGCGGGGGCGGCTTCCTGCTTTACCGCGACCGCAACGGCTCGGCCGGCAGCCTCGATTTCCGCGAAACGGCCCCTGCCGGCGCCACCCGCGACATGTACCTCGACAAGCAGGGCAACGTGGTAGAAGGCCTGAGCACGGCCGGCCCCCTGGCGGTGGGCACGCCCGGTACCGTGGCCGGCATGGCGGTGCTGCACAAGCAGCTGGGCAAGCTCTCGTGGCCGGCTCTGGTGCAGCCGGCGGTGGCGCTGGCGGCCAAGGGCTTCCCGCTCACGGTGAAGGAGGCCGCCGGCCTCAACCGCACCCGCGCCGATTTTCAGAAGTACAACCCGGGCAGCACTCCCGCCTACCTGCGCCCTGGTGGCGGCGAGTGGAAGGCCGGCGACACCCTGCGCCTGCCCGAGCTGGCCCGCACCCTGGCGCGCGTGCGCGACCAGGGCCGGGCCGGCTTCTACCGCGGCGAAACCGCCCGCTTGCTGCTGGCCGAAATGAAGCGCGGCGGCGGCCTGGTGAGCCAGAAAGACCTGGATAGCTACCAGCCCAAGTGGCGCGAGCCGCTGCGCGGCCGCTACCGCGACTACGACGTGATTACGATGCCGCCGCCCAGCTCCGGGGGCATTGCCCTGCTGCAAATGCTGCAAATGCTCGAGCCCATCGACCTGGCCCAGACCGGCTACCACACGCCCATGGCCGTGCACGACATCACTGAAGTGGAGCGCCGCGTGTACGCCGACCGCGCCACCTACCTCGGCGACCCGGACTTTGGCTTTGTGCCGGTGCAAAAGCTGCTGGATGTGGACTACAACCGCCAGCGCGCGGCCACCATCCGGCCCGACGGCCGGGCCACGCCCAGCTCGGAGGTGACCGCCGGCAAGGGCCTGCCCGGCTACGAAAGCAACGAAACCACGCACTACAGCATCATCGATGCCTTTGGCAACGCCGTGAGCTGCACCACCACCCTCAACGGGGCCTACGGCAGCAAAGTGGTGGTGCCCGGTGCGGGCTTTCTGCTCAATAATGAGATGGACGATTTCAGCGCCAAAGCCGGGGTGCCCAACGCCTACGGCCTGGTGGGCGGCACCGCCAACGCCATTGCGCCCGGCAAGCGCATGCTCAGCAGCATGACGCCTACCATCCTCACCCGCAACGGCAAAGTGGCGCTGGTGGTGGGCTCGCCGGGCGGCAGCACCATCATCACCAGCGTGCTGCAAACCATTCTGGGCGTGGTCGACTACGGCCTCAATGCGCAGCAGGCCGTGGCAGCCCCGCGCCTGCACCACCAGTGGCTCCCCGATGTGATTGACGTGGAAGCCGGTGCCCTACTGCCAGCAGCCCAGGACACCCTGCGTGCCCGCGGCTACCACCTCAACCCCCGCCTGCCCTGGGGCCGCCTCGACATTATCCGGGTGCTGCCCCAAGGCAAGCTGGAAGGCGGCGCCGACCCGCGCGGCGACGACACGGCGCTGGGCTACTAG